ggggattgaccacaagttctcaatgggattaaggtctggggagtttcctggccatggacccaaaatatcgatgttttgttccccgagccacttagttatcacttttgccttatggcaaggtgctccatcatgctggaaaaggcattgttcgtcaccaaactgttcctggatggttgggagaagctGCCCTCgggggatgtgttggtaccattctttattcatggctgtgttcttaggcaaaattgtgagtgagcccactcccttggctgagaaacaACCCCACACATGCATGGTCTCAcaatgctttactgttggcatgacacaggactgatggtagcgctcaccttgtcttctccggacaagcttttttccggatgccccaaacaatcggaaaggggattcatcagagaaaatgactttaccccagtcctcagcagtccaatccctgtaccttttgcagaatatcagtctgtccctgatgttttcctggagagaagtggcttctttgctgcccttcttgacaccaggccatcctccaaaagtcttcgcctcactgtgcgtgcagatgcactcacacctgcctgctgccattcctgagcaagctctgtactggtggtgccccgatcccgcagctgaatcaactttaggagacggtcctggtgcttgctggactttcttgggcaccctgaagccttcttcacaacaattgaaccgctctccttgaagttcttgatgatccgataaatggttgatttaggtgcaatcttactgggaGCAATAtacttgcctgtgaagccctttttgtgcaaagcaatgatgacggcacgtgtttccttggaggtaaccatggttgactttggaagaacaatgattccaagcaccaccctccttttgaagcttccagtctgttattggAACTCAATCagaatgacagagtgatctccagccttgtcctcgtcaacactcacacctgggttaacgagagaatcactgacatgatgtcagctggtccttttgtggcagggctgaaatgcagtggaaatgtttttgggggattcagttcatttgcatggcaaagagggactttgcaattaattgcaattcatctgatcactcttcataacattctggagtatatgcaaattgccatcatacaaactgaggcagcagactttgtgaaaatttatatttgtgtcattctcaaaacttttggccacaactgtacttAACACACTGGAACAGCTGACTAGGGATATGAAATTCTGTCTTCCTCACTTCATTGAGCAGGCTCTGTTGAACAATACATATCAAATCGTTTTCTTTTTGTCTCCTGTTGAGTGACCTTTAGTTTGTTAGAGTAGAATCCCTCAGTGTTCCTTTGTATCTCTGAATACCAACCATACAATTTGGCTCCCTTGGTTCCCTCACTGTCCTGGATACCAGCCTTTAGATTTACACCTCAGAACGATGGCTACCCTTCTCAGCTCCTCAATTGAGATCACTGGCTGGGATCCAACAGCTACAGACACAAAGGTATACAGGATTTAAGATACTGAAGTGAGGTTTTgagaaaattaatatttgttatAAGGCAGACTGTATAGGTTATTGCATTTGACAGAAAATGTAACCTTACCTTTAATACGGACATCATACCCAGACTTTGTCTTAGTAAAGTACTTGCAAAAATCCATCATCATTGCCTTGTACCCTGGTCAGTTTCAAGGAGGTGTTGTAtcttttctgtttgtctttaAACAGTGCTGTACATCCCCTGTAGGAGACCATCTGATCCTTATAGTTGTCTCTTCAGTATTGGTAAAGATTAACAGCAGAGCCTGGGTGGGGCAGTCTAAACCACTCCACTCTCATATCCTCAGCAGTGATACCGGGTTTGAGGTAGAGGTCTTCACAGGTCTAAAAAGTTGTGCAATGGATCTGTGGCTTTCCCACCCGATCCGAAATGCAtcatcaacaaacaaaaaaacagataCCCATTCCGAATGGAACCCAGGACAGTCAGACCAGTTCCGAAAAAGGCCTGTGGAAAAACAGACCCAAACAGACACGTGCCGGTTCGGATCCTAGAGACCTGTTCAGATCCGAGAGTAAAAAGAGAAAGAAACCTCAGACTGGGCGCTGTCAataaatgaacacacacacacagtgaaggtGTAGAGTAGGCCTACTGTACCTGAGACTGCTCTGTGGAGGAGAAGCAGGAGAGGGACAAAGACAATCTGGTAGCATCACCATCATTCCAGAAAGCGATGATTACACAAATGATCAAGATGAAATCAGGGAGTCAATAATGACATTTCAGTGTTTAGAAAAAAATACACACAGAAAAACTGTAGAATAATCTAAAAGCAAACATACCAAAGTCAGTTTTCCTAGATGAACAAAGGCTTTCCTTCAGTGCAGCCTTGTCCATGTACTCATCTGGTGTGACTTTTTTACTTTCAACATAAAACTTGTCCAACTGCATACCTTTCACAACTACAATGATGAACCAAAGCTGAACAGAAATCACAGGgataaaacatattttatatattttttctaatcTTGTGTCATAGAAATGtatgattggttggttgattaatTGGTTTGTTGATTGATTGACAGATGTTTCTGTGTTCTTTCAGAGGGGACCCCAACAGGAGCGACATCTGGGGCAACACGCCGCTGCACCACGCCGCCAccaacggtcacatgcacatccTCAGCTTCCTGGTCAACTTCGGCGCCAACCTCTTCTCCCAGGACAACGACTTCCACACAGCTATGGACGTGGCAGCGTCGGGCGACCGCATGGACTGCGTGCGATTCCTGGACAGTGCCGCATCACAGCAGACCATCCAGAATGCCAAGAAAGTGGCCAGGCTGAAGAAGGAGGCCACCAAAGAGGCTGAAACGCGAGTGAAGCTGTGTGAGAGGGTCAAAAAAAGGCACAAGAGCAAGATGGATAAGATGTACCAAGGGTCAGTGTCAGAGGCCAGCACGGCATCTCCGTCGTTCTCCAAGATGGGCACCATCAACAGTGTGAACGAGCAGTTCTCCAAGCTGATCGCCTCCGATACCTCAGGCTCGCTTACGGCCCGGTCGAAGGGGACCCTCCAGAGGATATTTGGGAAAAAGGATAAAGGAATAACGGAGAAGGTGGGAAGAGACGGGAACGTCATCTTCGTCAAGCAGGAGAACGGCACCCTCTCTGGGAAGCCTGAGTTCATGGGCGTTTTCTCCGAGCAGGACGAGATCGATGAGGAAGAGGACGGAGGGATGAGAAGATTCACGGATGATGAAGTTAATGACGATGACGAAGAAGAAGATGGCCCAGGAGCCAAGGAGTCCATCTTCAAACGGCCCGGCCTGGGGAACATGGTCTTCAGGAAGAACTTCTCCATGGAGATGGGGATAGAGCCCGACGACTTCCCCAGTGGGAACAATGAAAACCTGGGCTTCCTCATCCGCAGAGAGGGGTTCGACACAGAAGGGGAGGACACAGGGTTTGTTGAGGACGAGGAGGACGGCGACCTGCCCTGGAACCAGGAGGAGATTGGCCTGGATGACGACCAGGATGAGGAGACCTCCCCGCTGGATGCCTTCCTCTCATCCATCTCCCTGCCAGACTTCTCCCCAGCCTTCACCCGCGAACAGCTGGACCTGGAGGCGCTGATGCTCTGTTCCGACGACGACCTCAAGGGCATCCGCATCCAACTGGGGCCCCGTAAGAAGATCCTGGAAGCTGCCGCTCGCCGGAAAAGTGCACTGGAGAAACCTGGCGCCATCAAGGACAGCTTCCTGTGATGAAATGATGATATTGGAGGTGGTTGAATATGGCTGAATGGAGAAAGTAGGATGGATGCAAGTAGGAGGATGTAGAGTGACAATACTTTTGAATGAAAAGAACACTGATGCAAAGTTGAGAGTTTGAAGTGGAAATACATATCCTGGTTTTCTATCCTTCTATCCTCTATCCTATTTTTCTCTTACCTTGGACTAGGAGTGACTGCAGCCCTTCATTACTTTGCTATAGCCACCACAGGCTAAAGTTAGCATTGATTCACCCAAAACAATGGGGGGTTCAATGGGCTGGATAAGCCTGGCACTGTGACGAGATAATTGGCAATGGTTGAACTGAGCAGGAATGTCATTTAGATTAATGGAGTGGCAATaacaccaccacaaccactaccaaccaccatcTTGCAATACCAATTCACGAAGAAAGTAGGAAGAAACACGGTCAGATTTCAAACATAATTTGAACTGCATGCTCTTTTTGGCATGTCTCTGAGAAGCACACAACTCATTTTGAGTAAGGATGTAATGTAAGAGCCTATTAAGTGGAAACTGTTCTGATCTTGATTTTCTTGTTCCCTCCTTTGATGATTGATAGAAAGGAGACGATATTGTGATGAATTCAGTTGTGCCATTTTGTATGTGAATTTTAGTTGTTGTGATTTGTACATTGATAAAAAAAAACGTATAACAACCaaaataaataacatttttaaatcaGTTGATCAATTCTTCCATGTGAGTTGCATGCATACCTTTTCTCTGACTGGATGTTTTGGCACTTGAAAGTTCTGAATCACTGGTGAAGTAGATAAATACCATGCAAAACTGTAGTGGCCATGAGTTTCTCCTTACCAGGTGACCTAACCAGGAAAAACTCTGAGCCCACAGTAATGTGAATCTAGCCTTTGTTGCCAGCCAATTAAAAAAGTATATTAAATGTTTATTAGACACACAGCTCATATGATAGAGAGGCAGACAGAAGGAATCCCAGCAGGCCATTGTCAGGAGATCCTTCTGACCCAGTCAACCAGGCAATGAAGGGAGGAGGAGTCCCATGCACCAGCAGTCAGCTCAGACGGAAAGCTTTTGATTCTGGCTTCAAtggagaggacacagagagagggagaagacaagTTCAAGCCAGTTATCTACATGGGTTGTGTCTGGTGGACAACTTGTCATGATCATGATGATGAAGTATCGCTTAAGTCTAAACTGTTTTCCGTATTAAACTTTATAGTAAGGCCATCCGAATAGTTGTTTTTATCTAAACTGTAAGTGACTACAACCAGTCTTGTATGTGCCGGTATACAGATTTTGGTCGTTATATGAAATCTGACCATATCATACATTGCATAGGACCACCACTGACATTTCTAAAGTCTATCTCTGATGTAACCATGAGTCACTGGAGTGGTATTATGGCTGTTGGTGATAATATGTGGAGTTACACCTAGGTGGAGCTTCAAATTAGATAAATAATACAGTGTGACTAACTGATATACACAAAATGTGTTTTATTACGTTATACTTTGAACAGGTACATGATGGATCAACCTTTTAGGGTGTAACCTTACATCTCTATCGGTGTAACCAAGCAAGGACCTTCGAGGACCTAAACAGCAGGGGGCGATAAGGAGCTCTGTTTCACTTTGCTGAGAAAGTAaaacagagagaaaagaagaCATGGCGTCTGGTGGTCACGACTTTTAACAATTTTTCGGTCGAGACCTGACACATTTGGATTGTTCTATTGATGCGGCAATGTTTATCAGGTAATGTAACATATTATCACGATGTTAGGGTAGAAGTGCATGGTCTGCAGTCTTAGATTTTGGGCAATAAATAACAATTTTAGGAGGCAAGTGTCGATCATCATTTAACTTAGCAGTTGTCAGCAGTGTCAGTCAGTCTGAGCGCTTTCCAGAAATCTTCGGCAATAACAAACTAGCTTGTTAGTGTTTTAATCACATTCATTGCATATGTAGTGTTCTAATTTCAGTTTCAATGCACTATTTCAGTCGACGGAATCAGTTTGCGTCCTCAAAATTATTGCATTGGTTGAAAATGGTGTAATTGCCATAACAAGGGGAAATGTAATTGCTACAATGTTATGTTGTGTGAACTGGAATGGCATTATCTGGTCTTGAAATTGTACTAGACACTTGTGATGCTGCTATGAATTCCCTCACTAACCTTActactttttttattttgtattattgtaTTTGCTATGGAGAGGTCAGTATATGAGAGGAGACTGGTGCCCCAGTGGACTGAAAATATTATTGACAGGCAAACTGGGGGAAAATAGACTGTAGCCAGCAGATTCGACCGGCTTGCTTAAAGCTGCTCTAGGGTTGGACAGCATTCCTGTGTCGATTTTAAAGGCTCTGCATGCTCAGTCAAACACAGCATTTACTCCGATGCGGCTCTGCAGAAGTCAAGGCATTCATACTGCAGAAGTCAAGGCATTCATACTGCAGAAGTCAAGGCATTCATACTGCAGAAGTCAAGGCATTCGTACTGCAGAAGTCAAGGCATTCGTACTGCAGAAGTCAAGGCATTCGTACTGCAGAAGTCAAGGCATTCGTACTGCAGAAGTCAAGGCATTCGTACTGCAGAAGTCAAGGCATTCGTACTGCAGAAGTCAAGGCATTCATACTTGCAATtcgcagagctgttgtcaaggaagggagtttgtgtttatacaggacataCCGCCAACTAGTCATGTCAATGCAGAGCTATACGGAGTTGTTATTCATGTTATTACAGCATTTTGGAGTCGAATGGCATCGCCGTGCGGAGcttgatttggcctctgcatACCTGGGGGGATGAGAAATGCGTTGTACTCTGAATTTTCCCATTATCCCAACTGTTAAACTGAGAAGATTGAACGACTGCTAGTTTTTCTGGAAAAGTGTCATTTTTTTCCTCATGTTAGATAGCAGAAGACATAGCAGCCATTTTGTTGTTCAATGCACCATGCCATTCCATAATGGTTGATGTGACTACCTATAACTAGCATGACGTCAGTGTAACAGTTGGGATAATGGGACAATTTGTAGTACAACACATTACTCATCCCTTGATTGAGGTATCTTTTCTGAGCCAAATCTCGCGCCAGGTCCACGGTTTCTTAATCTACACAGGAATGCTGTCTGACCCTAGTGCAGCTGTGAGCAAGTGGGTCAGGTCTGCTGGGTAAAGAGACTGTAGGCTACATTCTATCTGCCTCTTCCTCCCCTACAGGCTTGACTAAAGTGAAAGGATGGCCGAAATCATTGCTGTGAACATCTCAGCCACATCCGCCACCTTCTTCCTGCCCCCATCTCCTGTCCTTGAGGACTCTGGCTTTCCCCTGGCCTCGCTGGACAGTGAGGATTATGTGTTTGTGGAGGCCAGGCACCCCAACAAGGTCCTGGAGGGCCTGAACAGCCTGCGTCTCAACAATGCCTTCTGTGATGTGACACTGTGCTGTGGGGGGCAGGAGTTCCCCTGTCACCGCATCGTACTGGCTTCCTTTAGCTCCTACTTCCAGGTATGGACAGTGGTGTACggtacaatacaactttattaatCCCCACAGGGAGTGCTGAAGTTATCATTGGGACAAGAGTACAAAAAACATACATTGTCCAAGAGCAGACATAGAATGCATACACTACTTCTCCATACACTacaagggcagcaggtagcctaatggttaagagcgttgggccagtaaccgaaaggtcactggtttgaatcaccgaaccaactaggtgaaaaatgtgccgatgtgcccttgagcaaggcacttaaccctaattgctcctgtaagtcgctttggataagagcgtctactaaatgactaaaatgtatatgtaaattAAATTGTGGGTAGATATTTGGGGGGGCAAACAGTAGACGTTGGATCTGGGAGTCGTCCCCCAGAATTTTTGGGGAAATTTTAAAAGGCATTTCCTGCAATTGTGCACAGTTTGACATTACTTTAATGCCTCTCTTGAAAGGTATTTTGAAAACAGTACAAGTGGAAGGATAAGTCAGCACCATCATGAATTAAGGTATTTCAAGGAAAATATTAAGAAGACAAAAAAGATCAAGACTGAGTTTTATTATAATTATGAATATTTACATATAAAAAaagttcctgcaattctacagttTGACATGAATTTATGCCCTCTCTTGAGGGGTACTTTGAAAATGGTATAAGTGAAAGGATAAGTCACCAATTCAAATATTAATAATACACAAAAGATGAAGACTGAGTACTATTATAATGATGATGCACATTCATATTTACATAGTCAATGTATGATCAACTTAGTAGATGATATCCTATCAAGTTTAGTAGGTTTCATAGTTTACAGGTGGAGGTTGAGCTAAAACACACCTTGAACTAAGGACTGTCTGAATGCCTGTTGGAGAGAGTCAGGGGAGAGTCTTCATTGAAACTGTAAATTAGTAATATTTCACTTACTGGTACTGAAGCGGGAGGCGTGTGAATATATATAGTGCGTCTGTATAGACAGCGGAGGAGGCTCAGTGCGTCCGAACGGGGCCGGACTAATGCAGTGCAGTTTTAtaaatgctattctacacattttgtcatgaggctgagagaaaatgttgcagttttaaagcaatttttttgcagttctacacattttccaTGGGGTAGAGAGAAACGTGCTGTTTTATAGCTCATCTCATGCTATTCACATTTTGCCAAGAGGATGAGAAAGAATTTTTCCGTTTTAAATCAAATGTCCTGGAATTCTACAATTTCCTGTTATTCTACAATCAACCTGTTCAGAATATTGGGGGAGGGGACATGTCCCCCTCATCCCCCGTGGCAATTTTGCGTATGATACACTAACACTTATTAACTCATACCGGACAGTCAGACTGTGCGCTAATATAAGTCGGTCGGCCTCGAGTTTTGAGCGTTGGACTTCCGGAGCCGACATGGTAAAAAAATCTGTCGCTGTGCCCTTGCCCctgaggcacttaaccctaattgctccagggtcactgtacaatggtgaccctggccggGACCCCACTCCatgcgggtgtctcagggggagttgggatatgcaaattACACACTTGTGtataacaggacaaatataagcacccccccAAATGATTATTCTAACTGCTATACTACATAGACCCAGAGGGCAATACAGTGATGCAACGGGGATGAGCAAGCTGACGGTGCCCCTGCTTCTCAACTATTCCATTTACTGAATGGATACAGGTTACTGATGACCGTGCATCTTTTATATTGTCACTCACTGCAGACCTGAAGTACTTAAATGTGGTCATTTGCTGTTGGTGCTTTTCCATTGGCAGGAGTCTGTTTCTCCTCCTAATGCTCTGTCTCCCCAGGCCATGTTCTCCACAGACCTGATGGAGTCCAGACAGGAGCGGGTGGCCATCAACGGAGTGGAGTCCCAGATGATTGGCATGCTGGTCAGCTACGCCTACACGGCTGAGGTGGTCATCTCCAAGGCCAATGTGCAGGTGAGGTAGAACCGTTGTCTTCCAGTCTCACTTTGTAGTCAGCTTCTGGTTTAGCATTGCAGTTGTTAAATTAAAGTTGTACTACCCCAGAGTTGAAGTCAGTTTCATTCCTAGTCATAAATACAGTAAATGGCACTTTTCATTTCCTAAATAAATGTCCTGAGTTGACTGTCTTGAAATCAAATGTCATTGACCTGTGACCCCCAGGCCCTGCTGGCTGCGGCCAACCTCTTGGACGTGATGGCAGTGCGCGAAGCCTGCTGCCGCTTCATGGAGCGCCAGATGGATGAGATGAACTGTGTGGGCATCCACTGCTTCGCTGAGGCCCACTCCTGTAGGGAGCTGGAGAAACGCAGCATGGACTACATCCTCCAGCACTTCGGCAGTGTCTGCCAACAGGTGAGATAGGAAGGGAGGTCTGGGTTGTGTAGTCCAAACCTGGGGCGTCTCAatagtttaaaatgtatttttcaccTCTGTTCTCCTTCATCTGTGCTGCATTGAACACAATGATCCCAGAGAGGTATTTGGTTTCACCCGTGTTGTTCCTTCAGAACAGTGCAGACGAAGGAGAGGACATTTCTCATGTCTCATTGTTTAGACATTCCCATTCTTTGTGTATGTGAGAAAGGGGAAGTAACATCATAGTCAAATGTCTTTTGCTCCCCTGGCTGGCCCCTTGCCAGCCCTGgatcgtgttcattaggcaccaaaattAAGAAACTAGActaaaacagggagggactacctggacttgttcCAATAAGAAATGCACATTTTTGCTTTAAATGTTGAAATATTTTGAacactgtcccccccccccccaggaggagttcctgtctctgtgtgcagACAAGCTGACGGAGATCATCGCCAGTGACCACCTGAACGTAGCCAAGGAGGAGACTGTGTTCGAGGCCACCATGCTGTGGCTGGAAAAGAGCGCCACCCGCAGGCAGAGCTTTGAAAAGGTCAGCGTGGAAACACAACAGTCAATGCAGTGGTTCTCCATTGTCCGTATGTTGAGCGGTATCTAGGCAACAGATTGTGTCCAGCTCTGTGCTACGCCCCCTCCCTACAGTTCTCTGTTGACCTTGGTGTGTGGGGTTTTAAACTCTGGAATCCCCAGTCGATCTGTCCATCCCGAAACCCCAGCTGTCAGTCACTCAGCGTTACATAAACGTTAGGGGTGTTAGCAAtttgttattcttcaataacacaaactacaaagcaaatcagggggagaaaaataggtttattcagagaggacaaatcaagatgttatgctgggagtcagatgttcagtctcccctgtcctcagctttTCCCCTCCGAAcagggaacaggatgccatttatAACCCCCCCACACTAGCCtggggttgaccaatcagaagtccttgcagtacaactaggccaatggccaaataaccagTATCCTGCTCCCGACTCAATGTACAGACCAATGAAAACGTGGCACATGTAGCCCACGTCGCTCTGAGTTCAGGAGTGACATTCcacagatgttgaactgaaaaccAACTCCTATTTACAATTGCTATTGACCATTAGTACTCTAGTACACTCGTCCTCTcatcctctgcgttgtgtatttatcttcaaaatattcttatTCCCCCCTAGgccattttaaaaataaatatagttAAAATGTCATTTTAGAAAACAACATTAGAAAACATGAAAAAATAGACAGAATAAAAAACATTAGCAGTAAAGCAAAATCATTCACGTTATAAAACACAAAGGGCATATTGTACTTGCCGTTGCCAAAAGAAATAGATTTCACACAAAGTTATAGAAAAGAGGTCTTAACAAGTGTGATGGCACATCTGAGAGAGCATGGTTCACTACAGCACCGAGGAGAGTTACCACGGGCACATTGACCACAATCATGAGGCTTGGTGTGATGAAGACCCTTATGATCCCCACCACATTCTGGTGAACACCACTGACACCCATCTCCAAAAGGACACGGTTGATGAATCTTATGATATCTCCTATCACGTAACCATCAGATTTTAGCAGACAACCATCGGGCAATAGCACACTTAATAACCTGGATGAGGATAAGAAAAATTACCAGAACTCCCACTATTGGAAGTATCATGCCCACCAGAACTTCCCCATGTACCAAATGTGGAAGAACCACATGACTAAGCCTAAATCATCTGGATTGTAATCATGATATTTAGCGCCTCAGTCCTGATCTTTTGGATTTGGTCAGTTATTTCCTCAGAATTATCAGGAATGTAAGTACAGCATTCAGCACCAATCACAGCACATGTAACCCCTTGTGCGGACAGAAGATAGTCAAGGTCCAAATGATTTATTGCCACAGTCCAAATGACAACCATCTCAGCTGTAATTAACTCAAGACTCTCAGCTGTACTATTAGCTAGGATTTCCAAAGAGTTATCCATATTAATAACTTCCTGTGCTATTTTAGAAATACCATAAGATGGAAAAGAAATCGCAAAGAATCTCTCCGTTTCTGTAATCGACCCTTGCCACAATTTTGGTAACCAGGAATAGGCATAGGATCCACAGATAAAGTAAGTCCCATTAGGAGCTTTCATACCATTATTGATGATATTACTGAAGGTATTGAGAGAGGGACCTATTAAAACATAACCACCCAACAGGTGCATGTGTAATAACTAGGTAAGGTGGTCGCTGATTAGTGTCATTGGTAATCTCAAATGACAGAAGGTACTGCAGAACAAGGTACTCTCGCATGTTGATACTAGACATTCTCACCCAAATTAGTACCAATAATCGTCTTATACCAATTAACATCTCTCCATATACCCAACATTTCACTCTGGTTAAAAGGAATAGCCCTTAAAGGAATACCTGTCCTTGAGGTGAATGGTGCATACGTACAAACCCAACAACTACTTTGATTGACTACTGTGGCATAGtgtagagagagagctagaaacGTATTGATGCCCGAGTGTCCCTCATCCTGCTGATGCATCTCTGTTAGAAATGGAAACACCACCCACATCCTGTATTAGGAGGGAACTCACAAGAAAAATAATTTCAAACATCTTTCACTGAAAGACAATTATATTCAATCGTCCTATTGTCAAAGTATCATTCACAAAGTCCTTTAAAAGTGACCAGCTCTTCCCCCCTGTATCAGTCCCACATAGATAACTATTAAATATGAGGTTCTGACAGTCTGCTGGTAGTGAGGAATTCTACTTTCGTTCCACTGGTTGCACTTGATCTTGTATTGTTTCAGGTACAGTTCTTGAATCGAAGCATATTACTTCAGCTTCAGACGGTAGATTCTCATAACCTGTAACGAAGGAAACAAAAAAGTTAAAGTAATAATTTCTCGTTTCAAGAGAAATTGATATTTCACAGATGTCCCTAAGTAAGCGCATGTCCTGATTTTCAGGAAAATGTTGGACATTTCACCTAGATATCCCTAATATGACGACTGCGGTATACAACATAGAAGCTTATCAGGTTCTGATCGTCTTACTATGCTTCTTCACCTGAGATTTGGCCCCAATTACTGATCAATCAGTTCTTTATTCTCCAGGCTCTGCTTTGTCATCAAACTGGACAACCTTGCAATGAATGACATGTATCCATCGTGATTGTCCCTGGACTTTTACTGCTGACCTTGTTATGAGCAAAACTTGATAAGGACCTTCCCAATTTGGCCCTAATGTGTCTGTCACATATATTTTTACCATCACCCACTGGCACTACACTGCCACATCACCATGGCACTATGTCATGTCCCCCTCGGGAGTTATTCCCCATTAGAGAGTTGTATGCAATAGTTAAGCATTGTGTCactcattaacttcttatggctgggggcagtattgagtagcttggatgaataaggtgcccagagtaaactgc
The sequence above is a segment of the Salvelinus alpinus chromosome 1, SLU_Salpinus.1, whole genome shotgun sequence genome. Coding sequences within it:
- the anks4b gene encoding ankyrin repeat and SAM domain-containing protein 4B, which translates into the protein MSRYHKAAIDGYLDLLKEATRKDLNSPDEDGMTPTLWAAFHGHVEALQLICSRGGDPNRSDIWGNTPLHHAATNGHMHILSFLVNFGANLFSQDNDFHTAMDVAASGDRMDCVRFLDSAASQQTIQNAKKVARLKKEATKEAETRVKLCERVKKRHKSKMDKMYQGSVSEASTASPSFSKMGTINSVNEQFSKLIASDTSGSLTARSKGTLQRIFGKKDKGITEKVGRDGNVIFVKQENGTLSGKPEFMGVFSEQDEIDEEEDGGMRRFTDDEVNDDDEEEDGPGAKESIFKRPGLGNMVFRKNFSMEMGIEPDDFPSGNNENLGFLIRREGFDTEGEDTGFVEDEEDGDLPWNQEEIGLDDDQDEETSPLDAFLSSISLPDFSPAFTREQLDLEALMLCSDDDLKGIRIQLGPRKKILEAAARRKSALEKPGAIKDSFL